A region from the Carassius carassius chromosome 33, fCarCar2.1, whole genome shotgun sequence genome encodes:
- the LOC132113693 gene encoding elongation of very long chain fatty acids protein 6-like isoform X2 produces the protein MVFNTCSLQQINGVHYSQKNKPLPRSKLLHKDLHICIFGAIRTGGYMMNILMTKGLKQSVCDQSFYNGPVSKFWAYAFVLSKAPELGDTLFIVLRKQKLIFLHWYHHITVLLYSWYSYKDMVAGGGWFMTMNYLVHAVMYSYYALRAAGFKISRKFAMFITLTQITQMVMGCMVNYLVYLWMQQGQECPSHVQNIVWSSLMYLSYFVLFCQFFFEAYIIKTKSNAAKKSQ, from the exons CAGATAAATGGTGTTCATTATAGCCAGAAAAACAAGCCACTTCCTCGTTCCAAGTTACTACATAAAGACCTGCATATATG TATATTTGGTGCCATCAGAACTGGAGGCTACATGATGAACATCTTGATGACCAAAGGCCTAAAGCAGTCAGTGTGCGATCAGAGTTTCTACAACGGACCAGTCAGCAAGTTCTGGGCCTATGCTTTTGTCCTTAGTAAGGCACCTGAACTAG GAGACACACTATTCATCGTGCTACGCAAACAAAAGCTGATTTTCCTGCACTGGTATCATCACATCACAGTTTTGCTCTATTCCTGGTACTCCTACAAGGACATGGTGGCTGGTGGGGGCTGGTTCATGACCATGAACTATCTGGTGCACGCCGTCATGTATTCTTACTACGCTCTTCGGGCCGCTGGCTTCAAAATCTCTCGCAAGTTCGCCATGTTCATCACCTTGACGCAGATCACCCAGATGGTGATGGGCTGCATGGTTAACTACCTGGTGTATTTGTGGATGCAGCAAGGCCAAGAGTGCCCGTCCCACGTGCAGAACATTGTTTGGTCTTCCCTCATGTACCTCAGCTACTTTGTGCTCTTCTGCCAGTTCTTCTTCGAAGCCTACATCATCAAAACCAAATCCAACGCAGCCAAGAAAAGCCAATAA
- the LOC132113693 gene encoding elongation of very long chain fatty acids protein 6-like isoform X3, with protein sequence MVFNTCSLQINGVHYSQKNKPLPRSKLLHKDLHICIFGAIRTGGYMMNILMTKGLKQSVCDQSFYNGPVSKFWAYAFVLSKAPELGDTLFIVLRKQKLIFLHWYHHITVLLYSWYSYKDMVAGGGWFMTMNYLVHAVMYSYYALRAAGFKISRKFAMFITLTQITQMVMGCMVNYLVYLWMQQGQECPSHVQNIVWSSLMYLSYFVLFCQFFFEAYIIKTKSNAAKKSQ encoded by the exons ATAAATGGTGTTCATTATAGCCAGAAAAACAAGCCACTTCCTCGTTCCAAGTTACTACATAAAGACCTGCATATATG TATATTTGGTGCCATCAGAACTGGAGGCTACATGATGAACATCTTGATGACCAAAGGCCTAAAGCAGTCAGTGTGCGATCAGAGTTTCTACAACGGACCAGTCAGCAAGTTCTGGGCCTATGCTTTTGTCCTTAGTAAGGCACCTGAACTAG GAGACACACTATTCATCGTGCTACGCAAACAAAAGCTGATTTTCCTGCACTGGTATCATCACATCACAGTTTTGCTCTATTCCTGGTACTCCTACAAGGACATGGTGGCTGGTGGGGGCTGGTTCATGACCATGAACTATCTGGTGCACGCCGTCATGTATTCTTACTACGCTCTTCGGGCCGCTGGCTTCAAAATCTCTCGCAAGTTCGCCATGTTCATCACCTTGACGCAGATCACCCAGATGGTGATGGGCTGCATGGTTAACTACCTGGTGTATTTGTGGATGCAGCAAGGCCAAGAGTGCCCGTCCCACGTGCAGAACATTGTTTGGTCTTCCCTCATGTACCTCAGCTACTTTGTGCTCTTCTGCCAGTTCTTCTTCGAAGCCTACATCATCAAAACCAAATCCAACGCAGCCAAGAAAAGCCAATAA